Proteins found in one Muntiacus reevesi chromosome 2, mMunRee1.1, whole genome shotgun sequence genomic segment:
- the BOLA2B gene encoding bolA-like protein 2, with product MELSAEYLREKLQRDLEAEHVEVEDTTPSRCASSFRVLVVSAKFEGKPLLQRHRLVNTCLAEELLHIHAFEQKTLTPEQWAREQQK from the exons ATGGAACTCAGTGCCGAGTACCTCCGGGAGAAGCTGCAGCGGGACCTGGAAGCGGAGCACGTG GAAGTGGAGGACACGACTCCCAGCCGTTGCGCGTCCAGCTTCCGAGTCCTTGTGGTGTCGGCCAAGTTCGAGGGGAAACCGCTGCTTCAGAGACACCG GCTTGTGAACACTTGCCTAGCCGAAGAGCTCCTGCACATTCACGCTTTTGAGCAGAAAACCCTGACCCCAGAGCAGTGGGCCCGTGAGCAGCAGAAATAA
- the CORO1A gene encoding coronin-1A — protein sequence MSRQVVRSSKFRHVFGQPAKADQCYEDVRVSQNTWDSGFCAVNPKFVALICEASGGGAFLVLPLSKTGRVDKNVPMVCGHTAPVLDIAWCPHNDNVIASGSEDCSVMVWEIPDGGLMLPLREPVVTLEGHTKRVGIVAWHPTAQNVLLSAGCDNVILVWDVGTGAAVLTLGSDVHPDTIYSVDWSRDGALICTSCRDKRVRIIEPRKGTIVAEKDRPHEGTRPVRAVFVSDGKILTTGFSRMSERQVALWDTKHLEEPLSLQELDTSSGVLLPFFDPDTNIVYLCGKGDSSIRYFEITSEAPFLHYLSMFSSKESQRGMGYMPKRGLEVNKCEIARFYKLHERKCEPIAMTVPRKSDLFQEDLYPPTAGPDAALTAEEWLGGRDAGPLLISLKDGYVPPKSRELRVNRGLDTARKRTAPEASGAPSSDAISRLEEEMRKLQATVQELQKRLDRLEETVQAK from the exons ATGAGCCGGCAGGTGGTCCGTTCCAGCAAGTTCCGCCACGTGTTTGGCCAGCCAGCCAAGGCCGACCAGTGCTATGAGGATGTGCGCGTCTCACAGAACACTTGGGATAGTGGGTTCTGTGCCGTCAACCCCAAATTCGTGGCCCTGATCTGTGAGGCCAGCGGGGGAGGGGCCTTCCTGGTGCTGCCTCTGAGCAAG ACTGGCCGTGTAGACAAGAATGTGCCTATGGTCTGTGGCCACACGGCCCCGGTGCTGGACATCGCCTGGTGCCCGCACAATGATAATGTCATTGCCAGTGGCTCCGAGGACTGCTCCGTCATG GTGTGGGAGATCCCCGACGGGGGCCTGATGCTGCCCCTGCGGGAGCCTGTTGTCACCCTGGAGGGCCACACCAAGCGCGTGGGCATCGTGGCCTGGCACCCCACGGCCCAGAACGTGCTGCTCAGTGCAG GTTGCGACAATGTGATCCTGGTGTGGGACGTGGGCACGGGGGCGGCTGTGCTGACGCTGGGCTCCGACGTGCACCCGGACACCATCTACAGTGTGGACTGGAGCCGAGATGGCGCTCTCATCTGTACCTCCTGCCGTGACAAGCGAGTCCGCATCATTGAGCCCCGAAAAGGCACCATAGTAGCT GAGAAAGACCGTCCCCATGAGGGGACCCGGCCCGTGCGTGCCGTGTTTGTATCTGATGGAAAGATTCTGACCACGGGCTTCAGCCGCATGAGCGAGCGGCAGGTGGCACTGTGGGACACG AAGCACCTGGAGGAGCCGCTGTCCCTGCAGGAGCTGGACACAAGCAGTGGTGTCCTCCTGCCCTTCTTCGACCCCGACACCAACATTGTCTACCTCTGTGGCAAG GGGGACAGCTCTATCCGGTACTTTGAGATCACCTCTGAGGCCCCGTTCCTGCACTATCTCTCCATGTTCAGTTCCAAGGAGTCCCAGCGTGGAATGGGCTACATGCCCAAACGTGGTCTGGAGGTGAACAAGTGTGAGATTGCCAG ATTCTACAAGCTGCATGAGCGGAAGTGTGAGCCCATTGCCATGACGGTGCCTAGAAAG TCGGACCTGTTCCAGGAAGACCTGTACCCGCCCACTGCAGGGCCCGACGCTGCCCTCACGGCTGAGGAGTGGCTGGGGGGCCGGGATGCTGGGCCCCTCCTCATCTCCCTCAAGGACGGCTACGTGCCCCCCAAGAGCCGGGAGCTGAGGGTCAACCGGGGCCTGGACACTGCGCGCAAGAGGACGGCACCTGAGGCCAGTGGTGCTCCCAGCTCG GATGCCATATCCCggctggaggaggagatgaggaAGCTCCAGGCCACggtgcaggagctgcagaagcGCTTGGATAGGCTGGAGGAGACAGTCCAGGCCAAGTAG